One genomic window of Marinobacter adhaerens HP15 includes the following:
- a CDS encoding DUF3592 domain-containing protein translates to MEYLVSMWELAKAGDKQGVVFFIALYCFLIMSLSLIGQLRMRQWPSVRGKLLDGGTRTFGGSDRYDADTRYVVSALYEYEVDGKRYQGKRVSPWIFVTNRNARGILDHQFKSVDRHGDLIKIFYNPNNPKKSTLLKPGKFGLCVSFAIWIGPLLAYGASFH, encoded by the coding sequence GTGGAATACCTCGTTTCGATGTGGGAGCTGGCTAAAGCCGGTGATAAGCAAGGTGTCGTATTTTTCATCGCCCTTTACTGCTTTTTGATAATGAGTCTTTCACTCATAGGCCAGTTGAGAATGCGACAGTGGCCTTCAGTCAGAGGCAAATTGCTGGATGGCGGCACCCGCACCTTCGGCGGGAGCGATCGATATGACGCTGATACTCGATATGTTGTTAGCGCGCTCTATGAATATGAGGTCGATGGCAAAAGGTATCAGGGCAAACGTGTCTCACCTTGGATCTTCGTCACCAATCGAAACGCTAGGGGTATTCTCGATCATCAGTTCAAAAGTGTGGATCGGCACGGGGACTTAATTAAGATTTTCTATAACCCGAACAACCCGAAGAAAAGCACACTGTTAAAGCCCGGTAAATTCGGACTTTGCGTATCTTTCGCAATTTGGATAGGCCCGCTGCTAGCCTACGGGGCGTCTTTTCATTAA
- a CDS encoding MerR family transcriptional regulator, whose product MITGKRQSNGYRFYGEKDLQRLRLLQQLQAGGLSLQECKDCLDGKLDRGMLQRRMVQLNAEIEAKQRASRLLSALLGKGSLRAWHQVTDRVAPDAYLDWIKQQGFSERQALHLKWLSKDMNQHDQYMADFMAVFQGLDRWGPGSEEDTVKALARVPIVPTQVVDIGCGKGLATIILAEKTKAQVVAVDNEASAIEALKQRLVEQGLQDRVRTECASMTDLPFQTGSFDLAWAEASAYVMGFEKALTTWKKLLKPKGCIVVNDLVWLTDTPSQTAVDFWHQEYPDMQSVTLREQQIRRAGYTVIDHFSLSQQAWANCYEPLRSRLNELKPQMAESTALADIDREIGIIDQYLGEFGYEMFILQVD is encoded by the coding sequence TTGATCACTGGCAAGCGTCAGTCGAACGGATATCGATTTTACGGGGAAAAGGACCTCCAGCGCCTTCGACTGTTGCAACAGCTACAAGCCGGGGGGCTGAGCCTTCAGGAGTGCAAGGACTGCCTCGATGGCAAGCTCGATAGAGGCATGCTGCAACGCCGAATGGTGCAGTTGAATGCTGAGATCGAAGCAAAGCAGAGAGCCAGTCGCCTGCTTTCTGCATTGCTCGGTAAAGGCTCGTTGCGTGCCTGGCACCAGGTAACTGACCGGGTCGCACCCGACGCCTACCTAGATTGGATTAAACAGCAAGGCTTCAGTGAGCGGCAAGCCCTGCATTTGAAATGGTTATCTAAAGATATGAATCAACATGACCAATACATGGCCGACTTTATGGCCGTTTTCCAGGGCCTTGACCGTTGGGGACCAGGTTCTGAAGAAGATACTGTTAAAGCTCTGGCCCGAGTGCCTATCGTACCAACTCAAGTTGTTGATATCGGCTGTGGCAAGGGCCTTGCCACTATCATACTTGCCGAAAAGACAAAGGCTCAGGTCGTGGCCGTGGACAATGAAGCAAGCGCAATAGAGGCGTTGAAACAACGGCTTGTTGAGCAAGGCCTTCAAGACCGAGTGAGAACCGAATGCGCAAGTATGACGGATTTGCCATTCCAGACTGGCAGCTTCGATCTCGCTTGGGCAGAAGCGTCGGCCTACGTTATGGGCTTTGAGAAAGCGCTTACAACCTGGAAAAAACTCTTGAAGCCAAAAGGCTGCATCGTGGTGAATGATTTGGTTTGGCTGACAGACACGCCAAGTCAGACCGCCGTGGACTTTTGGCATCAAGAATATCCTGACATGCAATCAGTTACTTTACGTGAGCAACAAATCCGGCGGGCGGGATATACGGTAATTGATCATTTTTCCCTGAGCCAGCAGGCATGGGCAAATTGTTATGAACCTTTGCGTTCACGCCTCAATGAATTGAAGCCTCAGATGGCCGAGTCGACGGCACTGGCCGACATTGATCGAGAAATTGGAATTATTGACCAGTATCTCGGTGAGTTTGGTTATGAGATGTTCATCTTGCAGGTCGATTAA
- a CDS encoding substrate-binding domain-containing protein → MAIPKLSVFPAWAIHTTHASQLDPAIFPLLQAVRETEKLTEAAKFAGISYRHAWNLLHQLGEALEFPIVVRQRGRGTRLSDLGERVLLAEQRVRARLGPQLDSMASEINDEIQKVVAGRNAVLRINASHGYAISLLPQHNDQVEINLQYRNPQEALLDLLNGRCDISSFHFPTCPFLAKRVLDHYESELNRAQLKLIRFVKRKEGLMMKPSVGPLKSLKELTESNALFIRRDTHSGTRILFDLLMEREKLTLGAVNCTSHYEYTHTAIAACVAAGMADVGFGVEAAANQFGLSFSELAEEHYLLACREENLKLATVQDLIGLIQSKSVLDSVENLPGYCPDSPGEITTFDELLSENQGYVPSNHVAP, encoded by the coding sequence ATGGCTATACCTAAACTTTCTGTTTTCCCAGCGTGGGCTATCCATACAACTCATGCCAGCCAACTCGACCCTGCGATATTTCCTCTCCTACAAGCGGTTCGGGAGACAGAAAAGCTAACTGAAGCCGCAAAATTTGCAGGGATATCATATCGCCATGCCTGGAACCTGCTGCACCAATTAGGCGAAGCTTTGGAGTTTCCCATCGTAGTACGGCAAAGAGGCAGGGGGACTCGATTATCGGATCTTGGGGAACGGGTGTTACTGGCCGAACAAAGAGTTAGAGCGCGGCTTGGCCCTCAGCTCGACAGCATGGCTTCAGAAATTAATGATGAGATTCAAAAAGTGGTGGCTGGGCGCAATGCAGTACTTCGGATTAATGCCAGTCACGGCTATGCCATATCACTGCTACCTCAACACAATGACCAAGTTGAAATTAACCTCCAATACCGAAACCCTCAGGAAGCACTGCTTGACTTGTTGAATGGTCGATGCGACATCTCAAGTTTCCACTTCCCAACGTGCCCATTTCTGGCCAAGCGTGTTCTAGATCACTATGAGAGCGAGTTAAACAGGGCTCAATTGAAATTGATTCGGTTTGTTAAGCGTAAGGAAGGCTTAATGATGAAACCGAGCGTCGGCCCCTTAAAGTCTCTTAAAGAGCTAACGGAGTCTAATGCACTGTTCATTCGTCGCGATACGCATTCTGGGACGCGCATCCTATTCGACTTACTTATGGAGCGAGAGAAGCTGACCCTAGGTGCAGTGAACTGCACATCGCATTATGAATACACTCACACCGCCATTGCCGCCTGTGTAGCTGCTGGCATGGCAGATGTTGGTTTCGGAGTGGAAGCTGCGGCGAATCAATTTGGACTTTCTTTCTCAGAGCTTGCTGAAGAACACTACCTTCTAGCATGTCGAGAGGAGAATCTTAAACTTGCGACTGTTCAAGATCTGATCGGCTTAATCCAATCAAAGTCGGTCTTGGATTCGGTAGAAAACCTACCGGGCTACTGTCCCGACTCGCCCGGAGAAATCACAACCTTCGATGAGCTCTTGAGCGAGAATCAAGGTTACGTTCCGAGCAATCATGTTGCCCCTTGA
- a CDS encoding formate dehydrogenase beta subunit → MLKRIYVPCDTTALSMGADKVAKLIERHANARGLEIELVRNGSRGLFWLEPLVEVETDSGRIGFGPVEAHDVDALVDAGLFEGKSDHPLCLGMVEDISYLKLQQRLTFSRIGITDPLSIADYRSHGGFVGLEQAVSLSPQAIVDEVKASGLRGRGGAAFPTGIKWQTVHDEPWQQQKYIVCNADEGDSGTFADRLAMECDPYMLIEGMTIAGLAVGATQGFIYLRSEYPVAHRILNEAISRAEAEGYLGRDVRGSGRAFNLEVRLAAGAYICGEETSLLESLEGKRGLVRAKPPLPAIKGLFGQPTVVNNVLSFAAVPFILAKGGQTYAHYGMGKSRGTLPIQLAGNIRRGGLIELAFGVSLREILEDFGGGTFTGRPMKAVQVGGPLMAYMPQNQWDTPMDYEAFAQLGAGIGHGGVVVFDDTVDMGEQARFAMEFCTVESCGKCTPCRIGSVRGLEVIDRIRAGESPEANLVLLEELCETMVDGSLCAMGGMTPFPVQSVMKYFPDDLTA, encoded by the coding sequence ATGTTGAAAAGAATCTACGTGCCCTGTGATACCACTGCATTGTCGATGGGCGCGGACAAGGTGGCAAAGTTAATAGAGCGTCATGCCAATGCCCGTGGCCTTGAGATCGAGTTGGTGCGCAACGGTTCCCGCGGACTGTTCTGGCTGGAGCCGTTGGTAGAAGTTGAAACCGATTCGGGCCGCATTGGTTTCGGCCCGGTAGAGGCGCATGACGTTGATGCGCTTGTCGATGCCGGTTTGTTCGAAGGAAAGTCTGACCATCCGCTATGCCTTGGCATGGTGGAAGACATTTCTTACCTCAAGCTCCAGCAGAGGCTGACATTCTCCCGCATTGGCATCACGGATCCGCTGTCGATTGCAGACTACCGGTCCCACGGCGGATTCGTCGGTCTGGAGCAGGCCGTCTCCCTGTCGCCTCAGGCAATTGTTGATGAAGTGAAGGCTTCCGGTCTGCGCGGTCGCGGTGGCGCTGCTTTTCCTACCGGCATCAAGTGGCAGACCGTACACGATGAGCCCTGGCAGCAACAGAAGTACATTGTCTGCAACGCCGACGAGGGAGATTCCGGAACCTTTGCAGACCGGCTCGCCATGGAATGCGACCCCTACATGCTGATTGAAGGCATGACCATCGCCGGGCTGGCAGTGGGGGCGACACAGGGATTCATTTATCTGCGTTCGGAATATCCTGTGGCTCACCGTATTCTGAATGAAGCGATCAGTCGTGCCGAAGCCGAAGGTTATCTGGGCCGGGATGTCAGAGGCAGCGGTCGTGCTTTCAACCTGGAAGTGCGGCTAGCGGCGGGCGCCTACATCTGCGGTGAGGAAACCTCGCTTCTGGAAAGTCTGGAAGGCAAACGCGGCCTGGTTCGCGCAAAGCCGCCCCTGCCTGCGATCAAAGGGCTATTCGGCCAGCCTACAGTAGTCAATAACGTACTGTCGTTCGCCGCTGTGCCATTCATTCTTGCAAAAGGCGGCCAGACCTACGCTCATTACGGAATGGGTAAGTCCCGGGGTACGCTGCCCATCCAGTTGGCGGGCAACATTCGAAGGGGCGGTCTGATCGAACTTGCATTCGGGGTCAGCCTGAGAGAGATCCTGGAAGACTTCGGTGGTGGCACTTTCACTGGCCGCCCCATGAAAGCGGTTCAGGTGGGCGGCCCGCTGATGGCCTACATGCCGCAAAACCAGTGGGATACGCCGATGGATTACGAAGCCTTTGCCCAACTTGGCGCAGGCATCGGCCATGGCGGCGTGGTGGTCTTTGATGACACGGTGGATATGGGCGAGCAGGCTCGGTTCGCCATGGAGTTCTGCACCGTGGAGTCCTGCGGAAAGTGCACACCCTGTCGGATCGGTTCAGTGCGTGGTCTCGAAGTGATCGACCGAATTCGTGCTGGCGAGAGCCCGGAGGCCAACCTGGTTCTGCTGGAGGAGCTGTGCGAGACCATGGTGGATGGCTCCCTATGTGCCATGGGCGGTATGACCCCATTCCCTGTACAGAGTGTGATGAAATATTTTCCGGACGACCTGACGGCCTGA
- a CDS encoding tyrosine-type recombinase/integrase, translated as MTFPIGKSPWNKGKLVGQKLPLKLEQIWAIRIRLEIAKNIRELAMFNMAIDCKLRSCDMVKLLVRDISRNGEVLDRAQVIQQKTSQPVQFEITKKTRESVEAWIKLRGLTGMDYLWPSRMRQFDHITTHQYARLVKKWITSIGLDPSVYATHSMRRSKATLIYKKTKNLRAVQLLLGHTNMSSTVRYLGVEVEDALEIAESIEI; from the coding sequence ATGACATTTCCAATTGGCAAATCTCCCTGGAATAAGGGAAAGCTCGTGGGCCAAAAACTTCCTCTCAAACTGGAACAGATCTGGGCTATACGTATTCGATTAGAAATCGCAAAGAACATCCGCGAGTTGGCGATGTTCAACATGGCGATTGATTGCAAACTCCGATCCTGCGATATGGTTAAGCTTCTGGTTCGAGATATTTCCAGAAACGGAGAGGTACTGGATAGGGCCCAAGTCATTCAGCAGAAAACCAGTCAACCTGTCCAGTTTGAGATAACGAAAAAGACGCGCGAATCGGTTGAAGCGTGGATCAAATTGCGCGGTCTTACAGGTATGGATTATCTGTGGCCGAGTCGGATGAGACAGTTTGACCACATCACTACTCATCAATATGCCCGTCTCGTCAAAAAATGGATTACCAGCATTGGACTTGATCCTTCAGTCTACGCAACCCACTCAATGCGACGTAGCAAAGCGACATTGATCTACAAGAAGACCAAGAATCTTCGAGCGGTGCAGTTGCTATTGGGACACACAAATATGTCCAGTACCGTGCGATACCTTGGTGTCGAGGTGGAGGATGCTTTGGAGATCGCGGAGAGTATTGAGATTTGA
- a CDS encoding formate dehydrogenase subunit gamma, whose product MIERIVEGLKHKPGALLPILHSVQDHFGYIPESSVPIIAEKLQLSRAEVHGVISFYHHFRSHPVGCRVVHVCRAEACQAMGGRTLEEHIKARLGVDYHGTSSDNEFTLEPVYCLGNCACAPSIRVNDDIHGRVTPQKFDRLVDELTTTALDFVQAKGH is encoded by the coding sequence ATGATCGAGCGGATAGTTGAAGGCTTGAAACATAAGCCCGGGGCACTTTTGCCTATTCTCCACTCTGTGCAGGATCATTTTGGGTATATCCCGGAGAGTTCTGTCCCAATTATCGCAGAGAAGCTTCAGTTGAGCCGGGCTGAAGTGCATGGGGTTATCAGCTTCTATCACCACTTCCGGAGCCATCCGGTAGGTTGCAGAGTGGTTCATGTTTGCCGCGCGGAAGCATGTCAGGCCATGGGGGGGCGAACACTTGAAGAGCATATCAAAGCCCGCTTGGGAGTGGACTATCACGGTACATCTTCGGACAACGAGTTTACCCTCGAACCGGTTTATTGCTTGGGTAACTGCGCTTGCGCACCTTCGATCCGTGTTAACGATGACATTCATGGTCGGGTAACCCCGCAGAAGTTTGATCGCCTGGTGGACGAGCTCACCACCACTGCACTGGATTTTGTGCAAGCGAAGGGGCATTGA
- a CDS encoding GGDEF domain-containing protein — MFWAEAYIILSFPLPPSLFRADFSTCEYLFLNTYNLPTLSDYKWFLNTLPEAALVVDDRGEILIANEMAKRVFKSNGDSFHAKHVWELIPVEKREGHDDKMASFHKSPEKESRIANSALEAVRGDGTRFAIVIILRQITLACGSYTLAICQDVSEQRYLVTGLRNELDQERLLARTDPLTSIANIRSFRAELERSIERLSRYGRHFTLISIDLDNFKPINDEYGHAEGDKVLIDVGDTLKSGLRSGDFPARIGGDEFAVLLPDTDFDAARKFIPRLVETLENKMKKNDWPVTFSLGVVTFNETPGRVDKALMVADETMYLAKRSGKNRAAMRTFQ, encoded by the coding sequence ATGTTTTGGGCTGAAGCCTATATAATCCTCTCCTTTCCATTACCGCCGTCTTTGTTTCGTGCTGATTTCAGCACCTGTGAGTACCTGTTTTTGAATACTTACAACCTGCCCACTCTTTCCGATTACAAATGGTTCCTGAATACTCTTCCCGAAGCGGCCCTTGTCGTTGACGATCGCGGTGAAATCCTTATTGCTAATGAAATGGCCAAGCGGGTATTCAAATCCAACGGTGATAGCTTCCACGCAAAGCATGTCTGGGAACTCATTCCAGTTGAGAAGCGCGAAGGTCACGACGATAAGATGGCGAGCTTTCATAAATCTCCAGAGAAGGAGTCACGGATCGCAAATTCTGCGTTGGAAGCTGTGCGAGGGGACGGGACACGCTTCGCCATCGTTATTATTCTGAGGCAGATTACGTTAGCGTGCGGAAGTTACACCCTGGCGATTTGTCAGGATGTATCTGAGCAGCGTTACCTTGTGACCGGGTTGCGGAATGAACTGGACCAGGAACGACTGCTTGCCCGGACAGATCCCCTTACGTCGATTGCTAACATTCGGAGCTTTCGGGCAGAGCTTGAACGCTCCATCGAACGTCTTTCTCGCTACGGTCGACATTTCACGCTAATCAGTATTGATCTGGACAACTTCAAGCCGATTAACGATGAATACGGTCATGCAGAGGGAGACAAAGTGCTCATAGACGTGGGGGATACTCTCAAGTCTGGCCTTCGTAGCGGCGACTTCCCGGCACGCATCGGTGGCGACGAATTTGCGGTGTTGCTTCCTGATACGGATTTCGACGCGGCCAGGAAGTTTATCCCGCGCCTGGTCGAGACCCTGGAGAACAAGATGAAGAAGAATGACTGGCCGGTGACGTTTTCACTTGGCGTGGTGACCTTCAATGAAACACCCGGTCGAGTCGATAAAGCCCTGATGGTGGCTGATGAAACCATGTACCTCGCGAAACGGTCTGGCAAGAACAGAGCCGCAATGCGCACTTTTCAGTAA
- a CDS encoding cupin domain-containing protein: MTHFNLLLPITLTMLVLVPTVGAQDQEAQPLLYQTGDPTEWPPELDAVIAAPENHTVLLENERVRVFEVTLAPGELENLHHHRWPSVLHITEAGHFIDRNADGEVIFDSREMSGPLTLPLTMWKDPEAPHSVENLSTTQRLRLLRVELKQ; the protein is encoded by the coding sequence ATGACTCACTTCAACCTATTACTCCCAATCACCCTGACGATGCTCGTTCTTGTGCCCACCGTCGGTGCACAAGATCAAGAAGCACAGCCGCTTCTCTACCAGACAGGCGACCCCACCGAATGGCCTCCCGAGCTGGACGCAGTCATCGCCGCGCCGGAAAATCACACAGTGCTCCTGGAAAACGAGCGAGTGCGCGTGTTCGAAGTTACCCTCGCCCCCGGTGAACTGGAGAACCTGCACCATCACCGTTGGCCCAGCGTTCTTCACATCACGGAGGCGGGTCACTTCATTGACCGCAACGCGGACGGCGAAGTCATCTTCGACTCCAGGGAGATGAGCGGGCCGCTAACGTTGCCGCTGACGATGTGGAAGGATCCGGAGGCTCCTCATTCCGTCGAGAACCTGAGTACTACGCAGAGGCTCAGGCTCCTCCGGGTCGAATTGAAGCAGTAG